Proteins from one Limanda limanda chromosome 4, fLimLim1.1, whole genome shotgun sequence genomic window:
- the LOC132999691 gene encoding transmembrane reductase CYB561D2 isoform X2, which translates to MAVNILESESEARIYGFTRRASAVLTHFLCIVFSLFIALMARPGSKAVLIFSPHGSLIKGFSHKIKGRVHWILQCLCVSCAVLGLAAIFYNKHLNSKPHFTSWHGLLGLLTVCVVALQSLVAVPLIYHSLAKGWSLAKLKRYHAASGLITYLLGSMSLLLGLCSAWFTASVKDYTWYLSALCPALCALMIMNQVTSAYMAKKRLKA; encoded by the exons ATGGCTGTAAACATCCTAGAGAGCGAATCTGAGGCCCGGATCTACGGGTTCACCAGGAGAGCTTCCGCTGTGTTGACCCACTTCCTCTGCATCGTGTTCAGCCTCTTTATCGCTCTGATGGCCCGACCTGGCTCTA AAGCCGTACTCATCTTCTCCCCCCACGGCTCCCTCATCAAAGGTTTCTCACACAAGATCAAAGGTCGTGTTCACTGGATCCTgcagtgcctgtgtgtgtcctgtgccGTCCTGGGTCTGGCAGCCATCTTTTACAACAAACACCTGAACAGTAAACCCCACTTCACCTCATGGCACGGTCTGCTCGGCCTGCTCACGGTGTGCGTGGTCGCGCTGCAATCTTTGGTAGCTGTGCCTCTCATCTACCATTCCCTGGCCAAAGGCTGGTCCCTGGCCAAACTCAAGCGCTATCATGCAGCGTCCGGGCTCATCACATACCTGCTTGGCAGCATGAGCCTGCTGCTCGGCCTCTGCTCGGCCTGGTTCACCGCCTCTGTCAAGGACTACACCTGGTACCTGTCAGCACTGTGCCCGGCCCTCTGCGCGCTCATGATAATGAACCAAGTCACCAGTGCGTACATGGCCAAGAAACGTCTGAAGGCCTGA
- the LOC132999691 gene encoding transmembrane reductase CYB561D2 isoform X1, which yields MAVNILESESEARIYGFTRRASAVLTHFLCIVFSLFIALMARPGSSLFSWHPFLMTLSFSFFMTEAVLIFSPHGSLIKGFSHKIKGRVHWILQCLCVSCAVLGLAAIFYNKHLNSKPHFTSWHGLLGLLTVCVVALQSLVAVPLIYHSLAKGWSLAKLKRYHAASGLITYLLGSMSLLLGLCSAWFTASVKDYTWYLSALCPALCALMIMNQVTSAYMAKKRLKA from the exons ATGGCTGTAAACATCCTAGAGAGCGAATCTGAGGCCCGGATCTACGGGTTCACCAGGAGAGCTTCCGCTGTGTTGACCCACTTCCTCTGCATCGTGTTCAGCCTCTTTATCGCTCTGATGGCCCGACCTGGCTCTA GTTTGTTTTCCTGGCATCCTTTCCTCATGACGCTGTCT TTCTCCTTCTTCATGACAGAAGCCGTACTCATCTTCTCCCCCCACGGCTCCCTCATCAAAGGTTTCTCACACAAGATCAAAGGTCGTGTTCACTGGATCCTgcagtgcctgtgtgtgtcctgtgccGTCCTGGGTCTGGCAGCCATCTTTTACAACAAACACCTGAACAGTAAACCCCACTTCACCTCATGGCACGGTCTGCTCGGCCTGCTCACGGTGTGCGTGGTCGCGCTGCAATCTTTGGTAGCTGTGCCTCTCATCTACCATTCCCTGGCCAAAGGCTGGTCCCTGGCCAAACTCAAGCGCTATCATGCAGCGTCCGGGCTCATCACATACCTGCTTGGCAGCATGAGCCTGCTGCTCGGCCTCTGCTCGGCCTGGTTCACCGCCTCTGTCAAGGACTACACCTGGTACCTGTCAGCACTGTGCCCGGCCCTCTGCGCGCTCATGATAATGAACCAAGTCACCAGTGCGTACATGGCCAAGAAACGTCTGAAGGCCTGA
- the rassf1 gene encoding ras association domain-containing protein 1, whose product MSKCELIELQDLSLNDPIELAAPAARAAPSAQPCSFSVVRLVGDSVSIERPGRRTGEIGQGHDFQIDSHAHLTWCDLCGEFIWGLYKQGLRCTKCSYTCHYRCQPFIHLDCSTDGSLLTDQEDLSVDVIETDTNVDEQIDLGKQGLSVGEIQQKVKEYNAQINSNLSMMVNKDGFYTGFIKVHFQLLRPISLPPPQSPTCSTQDGDQQDRRMKRRTSFYLPKDTAKHLHISSQTRVREVIEALLNKFTVVDNPAKFALFERTERQSQVYTRKLSDDICPLYLRLCAGPSEKILCLVLKENETGEVNWDAFSFPELCNFLRILKREEEEHVRQIVRRYALARERTKQAMARISTPA is encoded by the exons ATGTCTAAATGTGAGCTGATCGAGCTGCAGGACCTCAGTCTGAATGATCCCATCGAGCTGGCTGCTCCTGCGGCCCGCGCCGCCCCATCGGCTCAGCCCTGCTCCTTCAGCGTCGTCCGACTGGTTGGAGACAGCGTCAGCATCGAGAGGCCCGGGCGTCGGACAGGAGAGATTGGACAGGGTCATGACTTCCAGATCGACAGTCACGCTCACCTCACCTGGTGTGACCTGTGTGGAGAATTCATCTGGGGTCTCTACAAGCAGGGTTTACGCTGCACCA aatGCAGTTACACTTGTCACTACCGCTGTCAACCATTCATTCACCTGGACTGCAGCACAGATGGAAGTTTGTTAACAGACCAGGAAGATTTGTCTGTCGACGTCATCGAGACAGACACCAATGTG GATGAACAGATCGATTTGGGTAAACAGGGTTTAAGTGTTGGGGAAATTCAGCAGAAGGTTAAGGAGTATAACGCTCAGATCAACAGTAACCTCTCCATGATGGTG AATAAAGACGGGTTCTACACTGGTTTCATCAAGGTCCACTTTCAGTTGCTTCGGCcgatctccctccctcctcctcagagcCCGACGTGCTCGACACAAGACGGAGATCAGCAGGACAGGCGGATGAAACGGCGGACATCTTTCTACCTCCCCAAAGATACTGCGAAACACCTGCACATAAGCTCCCAAACACGGGTCCGGGAAGTGATCGAGGCGCTGCTCAACAAGTTCACTGTGGTGGACAACCCGGCCAAGTTTGCCCTGTTTGAACGCACTGAGAGACAAAGTCAAG TGTACACCCGTAAACTTTCTGATGATATTTGTCCACTCTACCTACGCTTGTGTGCCGGACCGAGTGAGAAAATCCTGTGTCTGGTTTTGAAAGAAAATGAGACTGGGGAAGTCAAT TGGGATGCGTTCAGCTTTCCTGAGTTGTGCAACTTCCTGCGGATCCTGaaacgagaagaagaagagcatgTCCGGCAGATAGTGAGGCGTTACGCTCTCGCGAGAGAAAGGACGAAGCAGGCGATGGCGAGGATTAGTACTCCCGCTTGA
- the tusc2b gene encoding tumor suppressor 2, mitochondrial calcium regulator b, whose protein sequence is MGGSGSRSKGFWPFSGSVSVEEPTKDGDEQPLARVRSFRGATPFVFSRRSSLFFDEDGDLAHEFYEETIVTKNGRKRAKLKRIQKNLTAQGIIKLDHPCIHVDFPVVLCEA, encoded by the exons atgGGTGGCAGCGGCTCCAGATCCAAAGGGTTTTGGCCTTTTTCTGGCTCAGTCAGTGTGGAAGAACCAACCAAAGATGGAGATGAGCAGCCCCTGGCCAGAGTTCGAAGTTTCCGAGGCGCAACgccttttgtgttttccagACGAAG ctctttgttCTTTGATGAAGACGGCGACTTGGCCCATGAGTTCTATGAAGAAACAATTGTGACAAAAAATGGACGAAAAAGGGCCAAACTGAAAAGGATTCAAAAAAATCTAACAGCTCAG ggAATTATAAAGCTGGACCACCCATGCATCCATGTAGATTTCCCAGTTGTCCTCTGTGAAGCATGA